Part of the Nicotiana sylvestris chromosome 2, ASM39365v2, whole genome shotgun sequence genome, GACTTTGATTTCATTCATGTAACTCATTTGATTGGATGATGTAATGCTTGAATCTCATTTTTATAGGTTCTGTTTGTTTGAAAGTTGCTTGTGATTTGCATTATGTTTAATATTAAGCTTGAGGAAATTAACTTGTGCGTTCTTCCTCTTTACGGATATTGGCTATTTCATTATCTTTTCTTTTATATGTTGTTCTATAAGAATGCTAATTTGTATAGTTATTAAAAGGTAGTAAGTCTTCTACGTTAAAAATAGCTAGATCTTAATGGATCATGTTtttgtttcattaatattttattattttacttTATGAGCCGTTCTAGTTGGAATTGGAAAATTGATATGGTAAAGTTAAGTTCATATGTGTCTTGCTAGTGATTTCTTTAGTATTAATGGGTTTGGGATTAACTGTTGATGAAATGTTTCAGTAAAGTAAGTAGAGAATTTGTTTTCCTTCTTCTTTGGACGATAATGAGAATGAATCATTTTAAGTTAAGTTGGTTCTACTTGTAGCTAGTTTATTTTTCATGTCTTTAAATAATTATACTTTAAAATAATAGGAACATTATCAAGCCCTTAACACAAAAATAAACATCCACAATCTTATAGCCTTCACAATAATCTCAAAGATtagaaaaataattcaaatgcgctagttgctttaggcacgattaatAAATCATTATGACTATGGGTATGGTTCCCATGACATAGTTACGATGTCTAATTCCAAAATTCGGGGTGCATTTCATATAACCCGATTATAACAATttcgaataataaaacccttTGAATAAATTGAGGCGTGTCATGCCAAATAAGATTTATAATCCATGGCCCTCGTAAGATTAGATTCAAGAACTAACACTCATAGAAAAAGGTTTGAGGTGTgacataaataaattaaatcatccatggccctcacaaatgttgCTATTAAAAATTGAATCTTCGTAGTTGCTTTGGGTGCGTTATTTAAATAattcatcatagctacgggtacggttcccgtgacgtagttgtgatttttaattactaaaattcgggagtgcatttcatgtgacccgaccacaacAACTTTGaacattaataaaataaaatatgtcgcaaatcgcgggtgcatttcatgtagcgtggtttgtgGCGTGTTCCaaaaacggcaagtgtacgacaatcgtactttgttcaagaaataattccataaatcctaaaaagggtttaaaaataattaaaagcggttataaaactaaaaatgcacaataggttaaaaCATATAGTAAATCAGACAATTAGGCCAactttaatagtttaagcgaccgtgctcgaaccacagaacccgggaatgcctaacaccttctcccgggttaacagaactccttatctagaatttctggtttacagactttaaaaataaaagtcgaatttcctcgatttaggattttaaaataaaccggtgacttgggacaccaaataaactatcccaagtggcgattctgataaataaataatcctatttcgcataatgtcactttaattggataAATTCTCATACCCCCTTGCGGGTgtaaaatggaggtgtgacaaatttaaaagagaaaaaattataatattaaaaaaataagaaaagttgATAATTTAGAGGATAAAACAGGTATTTGACAATTAAAAATTTGAGAAATCTGattgagtgaccttctgagtaCTAGATAATTTCGGATAATTGAATGACCATTTAATTAATGGACTCCATAATTAATTAAGCTCAAgtgcttctttgtttcttttgtttcttcctttgAAGTTCCTTCTTTGAAGAGACACTTTATTCGACAACCACTTCCTCTGATTCACTTGGTTATAGTTTGACATGTCTTAAAagtttaataaaaaatttaaaaaaattaaaatttatagtCTTAAATACGTCATAATATTTATtcgaatataattttttttgaaacttgtgatcttAAACATATCATAGTATTTATATGACTATAAAAGCTTCACATTAATTAGGAAAAGTATAGGAATGTATCATTTTTTGTAACAGAAAATAATGTTATACAAAGTGCAACCAAAGAGAGTAGTATGGTACAACAGAAGTCAAAATCATGGTACTATTTTTACGACATACTAGTATGTAGTATATTTCATTAGACTAATCAACTCTTTGTCTAATCTTTCTAATTCCCTTGAAAAGATCAAACCAAAAGAAAATCATAAAGCTCAGAGTAAAAGGTTCCTTATttcgatccaaatataatactaATAATTACAGTATGCATAAAAGGAATTCTGTCTTTGATTCAAACAGTCAATTTTTGCACTGTGAAATGAACTTTTAATTTCAGTTATTCAAATATGAATTCTTTTACGAATAGTCTTATTAACTACACGATATCTGAATGTAATGTTTCAGAAAGTCTAGACTATAGACACTTTATTTCAGTCTTACCGTCATCACTAGGAGtattcataaaaacccgaaaattcgaaccaaaccgaaaatcaaaccgaccaaaaaaccgatactttttggtttggtttggttttgattttgaaatttaaaaaccatCAAATTTGGTTtagttttggttttaattaaaaaaaacgaaccaaaccgaatataagagtaactattttaaatttattattacacctatatatatgtatacttttatacaaagttttaaaaattttatactaaatattaatcgtttgcacttttaatatagttctttacctttacattctagtttaattggtagttttcttttgttaagtgtaagaatctatttcatgttaaaaataatatatttttaattgagtccttaaattattcatcactatttgattcaattatcatcaatatatcttggtaaataatagatttctcaagggcaattgatttgatagtatTACGTTcaaaatgtggtcgccgaaatgtgtgtttggtagtgtatgtcttatatttaagaaaaaaccgaaaaataaccgaaaaattgaaaaaccgacataaaccgaatcgagaaaaaaccgacttaattggtttggtttggttctaatatttaaaaaaccgacttacttggttaggtttctttttaggaaaaaaccgattcaaaccgaaccatgaacacccctagttaTCACTATTATTTATGACAAATGTAtttttctgaaagatatactatATATTCCCAGAGAAAGGAATATATGTAGAAACTTCAAATGGACCGAGTCACAGGTAGTGGCTAATTTGGGACTCAGCGTACCATGTTGACTGATCAACATTTTCCAAAAAAGGAAAGTAAAGTACTAAGAAGAACAGCATACGACGTGGCATGAAGTAGAATACCAATTTCCAAAAAGACACGGACTTGAACCTCCCACTGAGTTTTATTTAACTTGTCTTCATCTTCTTTAATTAATCTGGTATATATTCTTATCTGTATAAAACAGGAAGAAGAGATATAATTAAAGTACGTGAAATAGAGAGCTTATATCTTGAATCATCTATGTATTACATTGATTTGATGGATTACATAGACGACAAAAACAACCTGAAAAATCTTACAATTACATTAATAATTGTCGGAAATCCCAACTTACTCGGCAATAAAAAGCCTGAAACATGACTTACATGACAAAGATTAAAGAATATTGAATGTGTTAGCTAGGAGCAAGTCCTTTGAGTCTTCCTAAAGGACTTTGGTTAAGAAAAGAATTAAACTAAGGAACAAATGAATTAATGTGAATTTATTAGAGTTGAACTCATCGATATATAGATCCTCTTTTATTTATCATCGATCAATAGTTGTGTAAAAGTTGTTTTCGACGAATATATATCTTTCTGTGGATCAGCTTCTCTCTTTCTACCTCGTACAAGTTCTTCATTATTGCATCCGAAGCTTTCACCAGGAACTCCGACCAGTCCCTTCACAAAACAATATTACCCAGGTCAGATTTTGTATAAATCTTgctaaaataaagtaaagaaaaaaaaaactatgctcaaacaaaaggaaaaaagaaaaagtcaCGCTCAaacaaaaaaagcaaaaaaaaagttATGCTCAAACAAGTAGTAATAATTTAAGAAAGTTTCTATGTACAATCCAAAATAGTTATCCTACTTTCTTATTCTACGTTGTGCCTACGAATGTCTACTTTCTTTAAGTGAAAAAATGTAgtaattttttataaatattacAGCTTGTTGTAAGGCTCCGGATAATTTGTTCTCTATTCtatttttctcgaataaatatGATGTCACATCAACAATAATAATagacccagtataatctcacaagtgggatcTGGGAAGGATAGTATATACGCAAATCTTACTCATACCTTCAAGAaaatagagaggctgttttcggaAGATCTTCGGcttaggaaaaataaaagaaagaacagTAACAAGTAACCCCTACGAAAATAACTTTATTTTTGGCTCATTCTAATTTCCTTTTGTTTCTCTCTCTTCCCAAAGTTTGCAAACATGGAATTAATTCCCATGCCCAATAAATATGATGTCACATGTATCTCAATAAAGATTAAGCAAATcatattttcaaatgattttctCTTAATCTGCGGTGACATATCAATAGAGTACAAAGAAATTACAATTAAAATGTAACATAGTAGTTAATGAAGTGAGCAGAAAACCAGAAAATCATGCATGGATTCAAATTTTAACATAGGCAAAAACAAAATGTTAGGTCATGGGTATTTATGAAATAACCAAAATATGCGCAAACGAAAAAATTATAACGAGCTAGGAAGCTAAGTATATATTTATAAGTGTCTTTTTGAAAGGAAGAATAAAATGTGGCACGGATACTCACCCTTTTAAAGTATCAAATGTGAGTCCAACGGTGTATTTTGCCTCCTCAAGAGCCAAGTTAAACTTCTCCAAATCCTTATTCGGAAAATTAACATTCAACTCTTTAATAGCAAGTTCCGAAGGTTTAACATCACAAAAAACTGGTATAACCCTCTTCTTTGATTCCATCATTAGAGACAACTCATGCAAGCAAAAATAAGAATCACAATACTGAGGGGAGAAAACAGCCATCCCAATTTTACAATTGCGAATCGCTGGATCGATTTTATCGAACAATTTATCCCCTGGTTTCATGTTCTTACTGTCCAAAAATGGCTGCAGCCCAAGATTATTCTTAATGTGCTCATACAACAATCCTGCTACATTTCTTTTTGTGTCAATTCCTCTGTGGTTTATGAACACGTCGCATGGTGTCCGGTTTTTCGCTGGCTCGATTTGTCGTCGGAGCCGGAGAATTTGATGGCACACGTTCTTGGCTGAAGAGGAAGATATTGCTGAACGTTGCATGGCCCTTTCAAGAAGTTAAAATGACGTTTTGTGTTTTTTCTTGTCAAAAAGATTTGTTTTTTTTGGGTGTTAGTGTAATTGGTGTTATTATGTTTGTAAATTGAATATACATGATATGACCTGTTCTCCTGTGCTATTTATAAGGGCTGGTTTAAATTTGAAATGTGCACTTTACATTCTTATGTTTGATTTCTTAGGGTCTTGTCTTGTCTACTTTTCTACTAATAAAATTGGACCTCAGGGAAATACTAGTATTTGCTTTGACACTTGACAAGAAGGACGAAAAAGAGCAAAAGCCTTTGAATGTTTTGACTCTCTAGGTTTTATGGAGAGTTTAATCCTTCAAACACGTTTTTAGAATTATTTTAATAAACCCTTTATACCATTTTTTGAGTTTGAGAATAATAATAAGACCTCTCTTGAATTCTTTTAGCTTTCCTTTTCTATGAGATTGCTTCtgttaaattatctgatttttgcaTTTAGGAATCCCTTTAGGGAGGATACTGGTCAAAAGTGGGAATTACCTAATTTTCTTAAATATCAGGTTGTCTGTAAAACTTTCTTTTCAATTTTAAGTTGATGTCGGATATGACTATTCAATATATGAGCAGCCAATATTTTACCACATTCTTCTGTCTTACAGTCCATAATGCTTGATGATTTTGTCTTATAACCGTTATGTTTAATTAGGTCATCAGTGGGACATCaaactttttttctttctcttgatTCTTTAAGTTAGGTAAAAACAATGAAATTGAACTACATATGATAAAAAACCGTGTGAATCAAATATTGTATTGATAAATCACACGGTCCGCACGTTGGTTCATGCAATGCATATTTTGTATAAAACTATATCTCTTGTAATGCACGTTGGTTTATAAATATACTTGCCTTGAATTCAATTAAATGTTGATGGAAAAGAACCATAACCCTATTCCTAATAGATGACCCCAAAATAGTATATGCAAATTATAAGAAAGCTTATAGACGCTACAATTGCAGAATTTGCACCCCACAAAATTTCTATTTGTTCGAATATGTAAATAAATTGGAAAACCTATACCCGAAAGAGGGAAACCTTCTGTTTGTTTGCCATTGCAATATCGGAAACCGCAGGAAACAAAGCCCTGGCCTAGTACTTTATTTTGATCGGCAAAAACTGACCCAAACCAAACCCTAAGCAAAAAGGGATGTGCCTTAGTTCAGTCTCGAGGGCGGGATAATAGAGGCGTAATATGTCGGAGTAGTCCCACCCAGTAGATGGACAAGCCAATAGTACCAATCATACCATTATTTATCTGATGCTTGCATCTTTTACGGTTTCCTACTTTGAAACCTCCTGGagctccccaatcctccaaactTCCTATCTTAGAATTCTTTGCTTCCAATATCCTCAAGTACTATACCTATGCGCCGAATGCATAAAACTTGATTTTGGTAGAATTATGAGACCTCCAGTATCAATGTTGTATTGGTGGTGAAAAAGAGCTACACGTGAAATATTAGACTATTGACATGGCATAACGCGTGGAACAATAACATAGCAGCACGTGGCAGTCTTATTTGATAGAAAAAGAAAAGGCACGGGAAGAAATACCCACGAAACAGTATCAGGCAAGGAATGAATAAATAACAATTAGAAGGAAGATACATGGACTGGAAGGAAATAAAGAAGGGGAATTTGAATAGATATAAGGCATTTATAGCAATAGATGCGTCAgttataaaaattcaaaataatggGCAATCAATATCATTAATGCCCATAATTAGCCCAAATTATGGGGGAAAACTGTTACTATTGTATATTCCTATATAAGGGCACAAAATACTATTTGTAAGGACACATCTGAGGCAATATTGAAATATACACTTTACTTTTCTGTTTTTTCGAAACTCTGTGCTTTGACTTTGCAATCAATTATTTCCTTAGTTATTCTTATTATTTTCCTTTGATACTGTTGAGAAAGTGAAGCTAAACTtggttatcagtaacccgttCTCTTCTAAAATTAGGCTTTGATCAAAAGatatattttttggttaaacaaattggttccgttaccgggaatttGATAATCTTTTCACTTTTCAAACAATCATGTCAACTGCCAACGCAACAACCAACTGAACCAATAGAACCAACAGGATGGAGGAACTCCAATCCCTTCACCTCAAAATTCTCCTCTATAGTCCCGGGAGGGGACACCTCAAAGATCAACATCACACACGAATGATCAACAAGGGGACGAGCAAACTGTCGAGGACGcattaaaacaactaattgcAGAATACGTCAACAATGCTCTTCAAGCTTTTGTTAGTGGATTGCCAACTGTGCCACCAGCTCCACCTCCAAACAACACTGTAACCACAGAAAACCCACGCTCGGAACTTGCTAATTCGGGAAGCGGAGGAACTCCCAGCGAATCTCGCGATGGAAGGTCAAGTACACCaaataattctgatttacaaagtttagtaCTAACTTTGAAGAAGCAGCTCAAGGAGCAGAACGATCGCATGGAACAAATACCTGGTGTGCCACCCGTAATTAAAGGAGTGGATATTGACAAATATTCACAACagccttggaagccaagtgcatCTCCCTTGCTAATTccaaagaagtttaaaatgcccGATATCCCGAAGTATGATGGAACAATTGACCCACGAGATCATGTAACTGCGTTTACAACTAGCGTGAAAGGCAATGATTTAACCAAGCATTGAGTCGGTGCTGGTAATATAATTTGGCGAATTACTCACGAAAGGAGACTAACATTGTATTCTCTTTTACTAGaaaattctattgattcttttgttgagcttgtagattcatttataaaagcatattcgggagctcaaaaagttgagAAGAGGATGGAAGGtatcttcaaaataaaacaaggagatacAGAGCTACTCAGGGAATTTGTGGATAGATTTCAGTATGAAAGAATGATGTTACCGCGGGTACCTGATAATTGGGCAGTCATGGCATTTGCAAGTAACTTAAAAGAAAAAAGCTCAGAAGccacgaggagactcaaggaacAAATTCGCTCAGTACCTAATAGAAGAAGACACTATCACTCGATCACGGGGTGATGAAAGAACAAGTTCGAGGCGATCAGAAACTGAAAAAAAAGGTCTGGTAAGAACAGGTACAAACCTTACATGGGACCAGCAGAATGGGATTCACACTCTAAACAAGAAAATCTAAGGTATGGTTCTAGATCAAGAGACAGAGACCCGGGTTCATCAACCAAGTTCGGGAAAGAGCGAGATGCGCGGGACAACAATGTTAATACAAAGGCAAAGATTGGTGATTATAGCTTCAATATTAGCACTTCTGAGTTGGTTGTTGTTTTAAGGAGTATGGGAGATAAAGTGTGGTGGCCAAAAGAAATAAGATCGAACCCTAGAAGGAGAAATCCGTATTTCTGGTGTGAATTTCATAACGACCACGGTCATAAAACAACAAATTGTAGATTGCTGCAAAGTGAAATATAGCATTTGTTAATACAAGGTTATTTAACTGACTTGTTCAGCGAAAAGGGTAAGCAAACGTATATAAAGAATAGACAAAAGCCTCTTCATCTCCATCACCAAAAAGGACGGTTAATATGATAAGCGGAGGTGAGGAGGTCAATGGTGTGACATATACGACAGCAAAAAAGACATCAAAACTCACGGTTACCCACGGAAAGCGAGTACGCCAAGTTTTAGAAGAAGAGTATAacgtttgatgatgcagatggcGTGATGAtccctcacaatgatgcactggtaatatctttacttgtacatgatactaatgtgaaatgagttttcattgatccaggtagctctgtAAATATCATTCTTTTAAGAGTGGTAAACGAGATGCAACCTGATGACAAAATGGTGCCCAAAGCACGTACCTTATCTGGATTTGAATTTTAAAGCACTGTTAcaaaagggaaaatagtgctTACCACATTTGCAGAAGAAGTTGTCAAAGATACGAAATTCCAAGTGATAGATACGGGCATGGTGTATAATATGATTCtgggaaggccttggattcatgaTATGAATGCTATTCGATCTACTtcgcatcaagttattaaattatCATCTCAATGGGGGATTAGAAGAATCCATGGAGATCAGCAAGCTTTTAGAAGTATCAATTCAGTGGCGAATTGAAGCATAGTGAACGATGGTGCAaatgaaaaatagcaattacagaattTAGTTGAGGACAAATAagcacaaacctcaactgaaggtggacaaacggacatagattcaagGCCTGATTTCATTCAAGagccagaagagaatgaaaacatcaaaacaataatagaAGAACTCAAGGCTATCACGCTTTCTGAGCAGTGGCCTAATAAAAAAGTTTATATTAGAATGAAGCTAAGCTCAGAAATGAAAGGTAAACTTGTCAAATTTTTACAAGCTAACGCAGATTGCTTTGCTTAGTCacatttagatatgacaggtataccaCCGAAGGTGGTGACTCACAAGCTAAATAAATATTCATCATATCCGCCTGTCAAATagaagaaaaggaagcaaggaTTCTTCAAAAATCAGTTTATTCAGGATGAGgtataaaatcttttaaaaattgggtccaaacgagaggtaaaatatcctaactggCTAGCTAATATTGTAGTAGTACCAAAAAACAATGAGAAAtagcgagtttgtgtagattatactgacttaaataaagcttgtcctaaagactCATTTCCTTTATCgtatatagatcaactaattgattctACTGCAGGACATGAGTTGTTGAGTTTTTTAGATGCCTATTTAGGATATAATCAGATAAAGATGGATCATttagatgaggaaaaaacttcctttatcacagatgtgagcacgtgatttttgccttaacgaaaactactccaaaaataaatcaaaaaataaaataaatttcttttactgtgtaatttttgaatttgcttggtgttaaatatttgtgttatgtccgtaaatgtttattttgtcataataaaatgaaaaataaaataaaatacatattgcatgcatataggatttaattatgcatttaagagataatttaaataaaatcacaaaaaatatgcattcgttctatttttaaatgtgttactgtgtgattaatgttttgactatgtgttaaatagttgttatagagtaattaatatatttttgtgaagttaaaattgttttataattaaaattgaaaatttaaattagaaaaatgaattagttgaaaaaggaataaaaaatcggacctggatttaaatccaggcccaattACCCCAACAACCCAATCCAACatcccctgtccggtccaattcagaccagaccaaacgacgtcgcttctggatttttaatctgggccgttgattcatgttaatcaaacggtccagttcagcccctgcacaaaagaaacgacgacgtttagggcaatcaaatctgaaccgttcatccatccTGATCCTACGGCCTCAAAAACTCACCCAGACCCGATCCATTTCACCCCCGGGTTGACCCCTttcccaacttaaaccaaacgatgtcgtttggttaagtggattgatcctagccatccattctacttgatccaacggacgataccaatccaccccacccctatataaatcccaagccttaccccggcccctaactgaacacccccctcctacactgttcatcatcgtcccccaaacccccactcctaaccctagccgccctaggattccaccgcctgaaacccggcggcatcaacgccgccggtcaccatctTGACACCCCAGAACCCTCTGAACGTCCCCTACACGAATATGACCTTagattccttcgaatcaggccccaacccttcgaatcttaaatcgaaggttggcctgaaaacctgatctaaaccaatcagcacctagttaacaccatagcttcccctagtcatcctgagtatggatctgttgtttgtttggctcgaatcagttccgagcttctcgaatcttcttttgaagattcggaccaaacaagaacaagctcagatttgttttaagctgacaccaaatgacccctaggctaccctcacccttgtgtcatgtttggttcttctcgaatctgaccagaaatggttaaatcccaaatcgaatttttaagaaccctaaaaataccaaactttcggattctgttcagattaagtaaagattgaggttcaatcgaccttagtcgaagtattttcagtggaaaatacttcgactaaggtctgtttgatttcaaacaaaaatccaaatccaagctgagttcgagtcggattaaaattgaagattcaaaggtattttttctattattttgtgtattctacgtgtgttgttgtttgtcttaatagcttgttaatttttcatgattttatttgattaattctgtcacctttgtctcatgcccgtctatatggtcaaatatgaaactgtttcagttggttgtgattgttcataatgtaagtaatcgactcgattaagttcgtcgattagttatattatgaattctcacttatgataatgctaataaaaaaaacagtctgcttctattgttttagaccaattatggacaattgttgtagataatcagtttaaattaatactcgtcagttaaatcacccttgtttacatttcaatgagtctgtcaaaatgaatgctgtgtatatgttgatttctgaaccagtaagtttcagggcattgtcagtatactgacaatgcccctgcatttATGTTGATCTGAATTTCAATTCAATTTTTTTGGTTCTGTTAAGCTCTGCGTAGTGTTAATGtgtttgtatgcaagttcagCTGCTCAATCTGAATCTAGCTTGTCCATTAGTTATTAGACATTGAGTTTGTTGGgtcaattaactaacaatgaaaggACAGAATGttatttgatttaggaattggttgttagctgctaaacaagtttaattcagataacttggacagtaattacagtaggattttagggacatttctgggaatgaaacagataaaacagtaagagtaatatgatataatagtgggctgataatggagtgttaatggctatatttaagtaataaagggggaacaagggataatggggctgctgaaaatcatgttaggatcacataaagtattaaaaagtagtttttaatggaaactttctaatttttaaagggataaagggtccagccaccatgacaaaggtgcaaccagccctgtataaatacaggagctggacagcttaaaagaggcagaccttagAGAATTTTAGGAGAGACTGGAAGAGATTTTGGAAGGGAGAAAAAATCAGTTTCCAGAGA contains:
- the LOC104246449 gene encoding probable 2' cyclic ADP-D-ribose synthase BdTIR — translated: MQRSAISSSSAKNVCHQILRLRRQIEPAKNRTPCDVFINHRGIDTKRNVAGLLYEHIKNNLGLQPFLDSKNMKPGDKLFDKIDPAIRNCKIGMAVFSPQYCDSYFCLHELSLMMESKKRVIPVFCDVKPSELAIKELNVNFPNKDLEKFNLALEEAKYTVGLTFDTLKGDWSEFLVKASDAIMKNLYEVEREKLIHRKIYIRRKQLLHNY